Proteins co-encoded in one Phycodurus eques isolate BA_2022a chromosome 14, UOR_Pequ_1.1, whole genome shotgun sequence genomic window:
- the bdkrb1 gene encoding B1 bradykinin receptor isoform X1, with translation MEHDTMEPMTLEAAAAHRSENGSFSNSLMSTDFVTLRAIVPPYIIAVSVAGLALNGFVLCVFLAHKDRLTVAEVYLGNLALADFALLCGLPFWAANILNGFDWQYGDALCKLVNGVMMVNLYTSVYTLVMISVDRYLAIVMTMQARWLRRTRHAKIICVLLWLFGLSLSMPTTLHRKVMYFEEFQMTSCVLDYSHGSSWKLANQGLLNAAGFVVPALVIVFCSRAIVKALGQRKESVGLRDVNDAKASVLLYAITLLFILCWGPYQVFTFLDTLCDIHVLDVTAWSHALDVGGQVSAYLGILNSALNPVLYVLAGQYFRKKVSAIYRTALRHRRGSDKTTYQRSVVSTYIHRPEQIKPVVI, from the exons ATGGAGCATGAT ACTATGGAGCCAATGACGCTTGAGGCGGCGGCTGCTCATCGGTCTGAAAACGGCAGCTTTTCAAACTCTCTCATGTCGACGGACTTCGTCACGCTCCGCGCCATCGTTCCTCCGTACATCATCGCCGTGTCCGTGGCGGGCCTCGCCTTGAACGGCTTCGTCCTGTGCGTTTTCCTCGCTCACAAGGATCGCCTGACCGTGGCTGAGGTCTACCTGGGGAACTTGGCTCTGGCCGACTTCGCGCTCCTTTGCGGCCTCCCCTTCTGGGCCGCCAACATCCTCAACGGCTTCGACTGGCAGTACGGCGACGCCTTGTGCAAGTTGGTCAACGGCGTCATGATGGTGAACCTCTACACCAGCGTTTACACTTTGGTCATGATCAGCGTCGACCGCTACTTGGCGATCGTGATGACCATGCAAGCGAGGTGGCTGCGACGAACGCGGCACGCCAAGATCATCTGCGTGCTCCTCTGGCTTTTCGGGCTCTCGCTCAGCATGCCGACCACGCTGCACAGGAAGGTGATGTACTTTGAAGAATTCCAGATGACATCCTGCGTGCTGGACTACAGCCACGGCAGCTCGTGGAAGTTAGCCAACCAGGGCCTGCTGAATGCCGCTGGCTTCGTCGTCCCTGCTCTGGTGATCGTCTTCTGTAGCAGGGCTATCGTTAAGGCTTTGGGACAGAGGAAGGAGAGCGTCGGCCTTCGGGATGTTAATGACGCGAAGGCCTCTGTGCTGTTGTACGCCATCACTCTGCTGTTCATCCTCTGCTGGGGGCCCTACCAGGTCTTCACCTTCCTTGACACGCTCTGCGACATCCACGTGCTGGACGTCACGGCGTGGTCCCACGCTCTGGACGTCGGGGGGCAGGTCTCGGCCTATCTCGGCATCCTCAACAGCGCCCTCAACCCTGTGCTCTACGTCCTCGCCGGGCAGTACTTCAGGAAGAAAGTTAGCGCCATTTATCGGACGGCTCTGCGACATCGCAGAGGATCGGACAAGACCACCTATCAGCGCTCTGTCGTCTCCACTTACATTCACAGACCTGAGCAGATTAAGCCTGTTGTCATATAG
- the bdkrb1 gene encoding B1 bradykinin receptor isoform X2 produces the protein MTMEPMTLEAAAAHRSENGSFSNSLMSTDFVTLRAIVPPYIIAVSVAGLALNGFVLCVFLAHKDRLTVAEVYLGNLALADFALLCGLPFWAANILNGFDWQYGDALCKLVNGVMMVNLYTSVYTLVMISVDRYLAIVMTMQARWLRRTRHAKIICVLLWLFGLSLSMPTTLHRKVMYFEEFQMTSCVLDYSHGSSWKLANQGLLNAAGFVVPALVIVFCSRAIVKALGQRKESVGLRDVNDAKASVLLYAITLLFILCWGPYQVFTFLDTLCDIHVLDVTAWSHALDVGGQVSAYLGILNSALNPVLYVLAGQYFRKKVSAIYRTALRHRRGSDKTTYQRSVVSTYIHRPEQIKPVVI, from the exons ATG ACTATGGAGCCAATGACGCTTGAGGCGGCGGCTGCTCATCGGTCTGAAAACGGCAGCTTTTCAAACTCTCTCATGTCGACGGACTTCGTCACGCTCCGCGCCATCGTTCCTCCGTACATCATCGCCGTGTCCGTGGCGGGCCTCGCCTTGAACGGCTTCGTCCTGTGCGTTTTCCTCGCTCACAAGGATCGCCTGACCGTGGCTGAGGTCTACCTGGGGAACTTGGCTCTGGCCGACTTCGCGCTCCTTTGCGGCCTCCCCTTCTGGGCCGCCAACATCCTCAACGGCTTCGACTGGCAGTACGGCGACGCCTTGTGCAAGTTGGTCAACGGCGTCATGATGGTGAACCTCTACACCAGCGTTTACACTTTGGTCATGATCAGCGTCGACCGCTACTTGGCGATCGTGATGACCATGCAAGCGAGGTGGCTGCGACGAACGCGGCACGCCAAGATCATCTGCGTGCTCCTCTGGCTTTTCGGGCTCTCGCTCAGCATGCCGACCACGCTGCACAGGAAGGTGATGTACTTTGAAGAATTCCAGATGACATCCTGCGTGCTGGACTACAGCCACGGCAGCTCGTGGAAGTTAGCCAACCAGGGCCTGCTGAATGCCGCTGGCTTCGTCGTCCCTGCTCTGGTGATCGTCTTCTGTAGCAGGGCTATCGTTAAGGCTTTGGGACAGAGGAAGGAGAGCGTCGGCCTTCGGGATGTTAATGACGCGAAGGCCTCTGTGCTGTTGTACGCCATCACTCTGCTGTTCATCCTCTGCTGGGGGCCCTACCAGGTCTTCACCTTCCTTGACACGCTCTGCGACATCCACGTGCTGGACGTCACGGCGTGGTCCCACGCTCTGGACGTCGGGGGGCAGGTCTCGGCCTATCTCGGCATCCTCAACAGCGCCCTCAACCCTGTGCTCTACGTCCTCGCCGGGCAGTACTTCAGGAAGAAAGTTAGCGCCATTTATCGGACGGCTCTGCGACATCGCAGAGGATCGGACAAGACCACCTATCAGCGCTCTGTCGTCTCCACTTACATTCACAGACCTGAGCAGATTAAGCCTGTTGTCATATAG